Below is a genomic region from Streptantibioticus cattleyicolor NRRL 8057 = DSM 46488.
CGACGAGGGAGTTTCGGGCGAGTCACGTGTCGAGTTGCGCGCGGATGAGCATGTCGAGTCGCCGCCAGGCAGGGGACGAGGCGTTGACGGTGCCCTGGATGAGGGCGGGGATCTCGGATGCGGCGTCCAGCTTGGGCAGTTCGTCGGGACCATAGCGTGCTCGGGTCGCTTCGGCGATCCGGCGGGCGATGTCGTTGATGCGGGGGTCGTCGGCGCCGAGGTCGTGCGCGTGGTCGTAATCGAGGAAGAGGCGCCGCGGCGCGGGGGCGGCCAGGGTCTCGTTCTGGTCGTGAAACAGTGTGCTCGCCTGGTCCGGGTGGGTGGCGAACACAAGGATCCACAGGTCGCGTTGCAGGTCCACCCAACGAGGGGTGAATCCCCAGCGCGCCAGGTGCTTCAGATGGGTGACGACCTCGGTGGGCAACGGTGCCAGCTGCCCGTCGGCGAGCTGGTGCAGGCGTCCTTGGGTTGCCCGCAGGTCGAAGTATCTTCGATCAGGTGCCGCCACTCCACGCGGCGACCGTTGCGGCGGCCCAAGCCTCGACGCGTTCCGTGAACTCCGCGGAGGGGAACGTCCCGTCGACGGCGACGTCTTGGATCGTGACGGAGAAATGAGATCGGGGCGCGTCCCGGTGCGGTGGCGCCGCGTCCGGGGTGACTCGGGAAGGATTGCCCTTCACACGGTGGGAGTTGCCGCGACGAGCTTGACCAACGAGCTGGTTCACTTGGTCGAGGCCGCCGTCGATGTACGCGCGCAGGAGTGCCCAAGCCATCGCGCCGTCGTCGGTGGGTAGCCGGCTGGGGTGTTGGAGCAGGAAGCAAGCGACCGAGACACCGTGCAGCGGACCCCACGGGGCCTGCCGCGAATGGTCCAATGCGAGCAAGGCGTGGAACAACTCGTCACAGGACCGCGGGTTCATCGGCGCACCGCACTCCGCGCAAGGTTCCATGCCTTCTCCTTGGTCCTCGAAGCACAGCCTAGTACTCCAGCCGAGACGTGATCTTGCCGGTGGGGCCGGCGCGGAGACGGGTGCGGCCACCGGTTCTTGCGCGGCAGGTCAAGCTGGTCTGCGTGGGGATCGCGTGGAGCGGGATGAATCCGACGGTCGCGGAGAGCGCGGAGGAACACGCGGCGCGGACGGCCCATCGGGGTGGGGGCGGAACCTCGACGACCCGATCCCCTGGGCGGTGGGGGGTGACTTCGGACATGGCCCTGTTCTCCTGGTGCGGCGGATGGCTGATTCCGAGCGGGTACCGTCTCCCCCGCTACCTGGACAGCAGGGTGAAGAACTCGCGGGGGCGGTGTTCGCGTTCATCGCGTTCGGTGATCACGCCGGAATCGCGGGCGGCGGCGAACGCCGCCTTCAGGGCCTCCGCGGACTCGAACCGGCCGGTTGTCACGACCGCTTCGCCGTCGGCCGTGACCCAGCATTCGGCCGTCAGGCAGGCCGGCCGGGTGCGCACGAACTCACAAGCCGTGCGCACTCGGCCGACGAACTCCTCGAAGTGCTCAGGTCCCGGGTAGTGGAAAGCAACGAAACCGACGGTCATGCCGTCGCCCCCCTCGTCTATACGGTGGCGTATAGCGCGAGACTAGCTCCACGTATACGGAGGCGTATAGATCGCGGCATGTGAGAGGGGGCACATCGGGTACGGCGGTCTGAAGCTCACAAGTCGCCAACGGAACGCTCACGTCCGGTCCGCCCGGTGCAGCAGCAGCGCGGCGACCGCTCCGCCGAGGAACACCGCGACGGCGCCGATCAGTTGGCTGGTGGCGATGCCGGAGGCGAAGGCGTGGGTGACGGCGGCGCGGTGGGGGGCGTCGTGGGCGGCGGCGAGGGCGGCGGGGAAGGAGGTGGACGGGCCGGGGGGTAGCAGGGCGGTGAACCGGGAGGCGAGGACGGCGCCGAGGACGGCGACCCCGAGGCCGTTGCCGAGTTCGGCGAGGGTGCCGTTGATGCCGGCGCCGACCCCGGCCCGTTCCGGCGGGATCGCCGACATCAGCGCCTCGGCCATCGCCGGGTTGGCCAGCGCGCAGCCGGCGCCCATCGTCACCAGCCCGGCGAACGGCAGCGCGTAGCCGTCCGTCCCGGAGAGCGCCACCAGCGCCACCCCGGCGGCCAGCAGGGTCATCCCCGCCGCGATCGCCGACGGGGCTCCGACGCGGCGGATGAGCCGGGCGCACACCCCGGTGAGGTTGAGCGCCACCACGGTCAGCGCGAGCGGCGCGGTGCGCAACCCGGCGGTCAGCGGACCGTATCCGCGGACGAACTGGAGGTCCTGGGTGAGCAGGAAGAGCGCGCCGCCCATCCCGAAGGTGACGAGGACGGTCCCGGCGACGGCACCGGTGAAGCGGCGGTCGCGGAAGAACCGTACGTCGAGCATGGGCGTGGCGGTACGCCTCTCCCAGCGGGCGAACACGGCGAGGGCGGCCACCGCGAGGGCGGCGGCGCCCAGGACGGGCGGGGCCGCCCAGCCGTCCCGGGGGCCGGAGACCACCGCGAAGACCAGCGCGGTCGTGCCGGTGACCGACAGCAGCGCGCCGGGCACGTCGGGGCGGGCGCCGACCGGGTTGCGTGACTCGGGGACCAGCAGGGCGACGGCCACCAGCGCGACCGCCACCACGGGCAGGTTGACCAGGAAGACCGCGCCCCACCGGAAGTGTTGCAGCAGCGCGCCGCCGATCAGCGGTCCGGAGGCGAAGCCGAGCGCGTTGACGGCGCTCCACACCCCGATGACCGCGGGGCGTTCCCGTTCCCCGAAGACCTGGAGGGCGACGGCGAGGGTGGTGGTCAGGATCAGCGCGCCGCCGACACCCATGCCGACCCGGGCGGCGATCAGCGCGCCCGCCGAGCCGGCGAACCCGGCCGCCGCCGACCCGGCGCCGAAGACCACCAGCCCCGCCGTGAGCATCCGGCGCCGCCCCCACCGGTCGGCCAGCGCGCCGGCGGTGAGCAGCAGCCCGGACTGCGCCAGGGCGTAGGCGCTCACCATCCACTGCACCGCCGCCGTGCCCGCGTGCAGCTGCCGGGTCAGCGAGGGGACGGCGACGTTGAGGACGGTGTTGTCGAGCACCACGGTCAGCTCGGCGAGGCAGACCACCGCGAGGATGGCCCACCGCGCCGGGTGCCGGTATTCGACGGCCGCCTCGGCGGCCCCGGTCGCCGTCGTCACCGCGGTCACCGCCGGGGCGCGTAGGGCGCGATGGGGTTGCGCAGGGTGCCGGCGAGCTGGAGGGCGCCGGACGGGTCCTGGAGGTCGACCATCTGCCGGTTGTCGCGCAGTTGGAGCCGGTTGAGGCAGGAGAGCGCGAACTCCTCGGCGAAGATGTCGTACCGGCGGAAGCGGTCGGCGAAGTGCGGTACGGATTCCTGGTAGTCGGTGACGCATTCGGCGACGCTGCGCCAGAACGCCTCCTCGTCCAGGACGCCCTCGGTGGCGAGGAGGGCGCCGAGGAAGCGGAGGAAGCAGTCGAAGACGTCGGTGAACAGGGAGAGGAGGCGCATGTCCTCGGGGACGTCGGCACGGATCCGCTCGACCTCGGGCGGCAGTACGGCGTCGGGGTCCATCACCGCGATCTCCTCGGCGATGTCCTTGAAGACGGCGCGTTGCACGGCGCCGTCCCGGAGCACCAGGATGACGTTCTCGCCGTGCGGCATGAACACCAGGTCGTAGGCGTAGAAGCTGTGCAGCAGCGGGGTGAGGTAGGCGTCGAGGTAGCGGCGCAGCCATTGCCGGGGCGGCAGGCCGGAGCGGGTGATCAGGGCGCCGGCGAAGGAGCGGCCCTGCCGGTCGGTGTGGAGCAGCGAGGCCATGGTGGCCAGGGTCTCGCCGTCCTCCAGGGCGGGCACCGGGCTCTCCCGCCACAGCGCGGCGAGCATCTTGCGGTAGGGGGAGCCGGGGTCGGTGGCGGCCTCGTAGCCGCGGTTGCGGTAGCCGACGGCGGCGCGTTCCCGGATGACGGTGAGCCTGGTGGACGCCAGCACCTGGTCGTTGTCGATCAGCCGGGCGAGCCAGTCGTTGATGGCCGGGGTGGCCTCCATGTAGGCGGCGGACAGTCCGCGCATGAAGCCCATGTTGAGGACCGACAGCGCGGTCTTGACGTAGTGCTTGGCGGGGTCGGTGGTGTTGAAGAAGGTGCGGATCGACTGCTGGGCGAGGTATGCGTCGTCGCCCTCGCCCAGGCACACCAGGCGGCGTTCGGCGATCTCGGCGGCGAACGTCACCGACAGCTTGTTCCACCACTGCCAGGGGTGGACGGGGATGAGCACGTGGTCGGCGAGGTCGAGGCCGAGGCCGGCCAGGGTGGCGGCGAACCGGGCCAGGGTGCCGTCGCCGAGTTCGGCGCGCATCAGGGTGTCGTGGTCGAGGCCCGCTCCGGCGGTGAAGGTGGCGTGGTCGCGGTGGGCGGCGAGCCAGATCAGCCGTACCGGGCCGGCGGCCTCGGGGGCGTAGGCGCGGTATTCGTCGACGCCGAAGCCGAGGCGGCCGTTGTTGGCCACGAAGCAGGGGTGGCCCTCGGTCATCGAGGTCTCGATCGCCTGGAAGCCGGCGGTGACCAGTTCCGCGGCGCTCGTCTCCGGCTTGGTCAGCTTGTAGGCGGCGCCGGCCAGGGTGGAGGCGATCTCCTCCAGGTAGACCGGCAGGATCTCGTCGGACAGGCCGAGGTGGTGGCGCAGTTCGGTGACGAACGCGGCGGCGTCCAGCGGGAGTTGGCCGTGGTCGCGGTGGTGGCGGGTGATGGTCGCCGGGTCGATGTGCCAGTGGTCGAGGGTGAGCACCTCGGCGGCGAAGCGGTACTCCACCGCCTCGTCGTCGGCGCGGACCACGTACCGTCCGGCGCCGAGCGGTTCGGGGCGCAGCAGCCGCTCGTGGGAGAACTCGGCGAGCGCCTTGCGGATCAGGGCGCGGGTCGCGCGGGCCCAGGTGTCGGGGGTGAGGTGGGCGACGGCGTCCTGGGGGTTCATCGGGTGACTCCTCGGGTGGCCAGGAACTGGTCACGGGTGCAGATGCTCAGCAGGGCGTCCTTCTCCGGCTTGTGGACGGTTGCCACGGGCCGGAAGCCGACGGCCGCGTTGAGGGCGTGGACGGCGGTGTTGCGTACGTCGGGTTCGACCACCACCCGGCGGGCGGCCGGGTCGGTGAAGAGGAACTCCATGACGGTGGTGATCACGGCGCGGGTGAAGCCGGGCAGCGGGTGGTCGGTGGGGGCGCACAGGAAGTGCATGCCGACGTCGCCGGGGCGGGCGTCGTAGAGCCCGGTGAGTTCCACCCGGGCCGGGTCGTACCGTTCCACCAGGAAGGCGGGGGTGCCCTGGTGGAGGCCGAGGAAGGCGTCGTGGTGGGGGTGGTCGGCGATGGCGGTGTACTCCAGGGCGACCCGGTCGACGTCGGCGTCCTGCATCATCCAGAAGACGGCCTTCGGGTGGGTGACCCAGCGGTGCAGCAGCGGGGCGTCGGCGTGCGGGTCGAGCGGGCGCAGCGCGAAGGCGCCGAGCCGGTCGTCGTGGCGGGTGAAGACGGTTGCGGTCACGCCTCCGCCACCTCCTCGGCGCCGGCCGGCACGCCGAACTCCTGGAAGGCGATGGCCTTTTCCACCGGGTAGTGCTCGCGGCCGAGCATCTCGCGGATGATGACGGAGTTGCGGTACGGGCCCATGCCCAGGTCGGGTGAGGTGACGCTGTGCGCGTGGCTCGCGGCGTTCTGCAGGAAGACACCGCGCCCGGTGGTGTCGATGCTGTAGTTGCGGGCCACCTCGAAGCGGCCCTGGCCGTCCCAGCGGAGGCGGTCGCGTACCGGGGCGAGGAAGTCGGGGACGTGGTAGCGGTAGCCGGTGGCGAAGACCAGGCCCTCGGTGGTGAGCGAGAAGTCGCGGTCCTGTTCCTCGTGGTGGAGGCGGAGCGTGTAGGAGGCGGCCCGTTCGTCGTAACGGGCGCCGGTGAGCGCGGTGTTGGTGAGCAGCCGGGTGTCCACCGGGCCGGCCGCGCTCTTCTGGTACAGCAGGTCGTAGATGGCGTTGATCAGTTCGGCGTCGATGCCCTTGTAGAGCCCCTTCTGACCGGCTTCGAGGCGGTAGCGGGTGGCCTCGGGGAGGGCGTGGAAGTAGTCGACGTACTCCGGGGAGGTCATCTCCAGGGTGAGCTTGGTGTATTCCAGCGGGAAGAACCGCGGGGAGCGGGTGACCCAGGTGAGCTGGTAGCCGTGGGTGTCGATGTCCTGGAGGAGGTCGTGGTAGATCTCGGCGGCGCTCTGTCCGCTGCCGACGACGGTGATGGACTTCTTGCGCTGGAGCGCGGGTTTGGCGCTCAGGTAGCCGGAGTTGTGGACGGCGTCGCCGGGCAGTTCGGCGCAGCCGGCGGGTATGTACGGCGGGGTGCCGGTGCCGAGCACGAGGTGGCGGGCGTGGTATTCGGCGTCCTGGGTGCGTATCCGGTAGTGGCCGGTGGCCGGGTCGTGGTCGACGCGGGTGACGGTCTGGCCGAAGCGCACGTTGCGCAGCCGGGCGGCGGCCCAGCGGCAGTAGGCGTTGTACTCGGTGCGCAGCGGGTAGAAGACCTCGCGGATGTAGAAGGGGTAGAGCCGGCCGGTCTCCTTCAGGTAGTTGAGGAAGGAGTACGGCGAGGTGGGGTCGGCGAGGGTGACCAGGTCGGCCATGAACGGGGTCTGCAGGGTGCTGCTGTCGAGCAGCATGTCGGGGTGCCAGGCGAAGTCGGGCTTGCTCTCCAGGAAGAGCCCGTCCAGCTCCTCGATGGGCTCGGTCAGGCAGGCGAGGCCGAGGTTGAAGGGGCCGAGTCCGACGGCGACGAAGTCGTGGACGTGCGGGTTGTCTGCGGTGGTGGACACAGGGGTTCTCCGGTGCGGGGAGGGTGGGGTCAGCGGGCGAGGGAGCCGGTGAGTTCGCCGTGGTGGCGTGTGGTGGCGCTCTGCTCGGCCAGGTGGGCTTCGGCGTGGCCGGCGATCAGGTCGAGCACCGTGGCGATGTCGTGCAGTGTCGTGTGCGGGTTGAGCAGGGTGAACTTCAGGTGGTGGCGGCCGTCGACGACGGTGCCGGCCACGATGGCCTCGCCGGAGGCGAAGAGGGCGTCGCGGGCGTGGAGGTTGGCCCGGTCGACGGTGGCGTCGTCGTGGTCGCCGGAGGGCAGGTAGCGGAAGACCAGGGTGCTCAGCTGGGGCCGGGTGACCACCTCGTAGCGGGGGTCGGCGGCCAGCAGTCGCCAGGCGTCGGCGGCCCGGCCGACCACCTCGTCGAAGAGGTCGCCGATCGCGTCGGCGCCCATCACGCGCAGGGTGAGCCAGAGTTTGAGGGCGTCGAACCGGCGGGTGGTCTGGAGTGACTTGTCGACCTGGTTGGGGATGCGGCGCTTCGCCATCCGGGCCGGGTTGAGGTAGTCGGCGTGGTAGGTGGCGTGCCGCAGGGTGGCGCGGTCCCGGACGAGCACGGCGCTGGAACTGACCGGCTGGAAGAAGGACTTGTGGAAGTCGACGGTGACCGAGTCGGCGCGTTCGACGCCGTCGAGCAGGTGGCGGCGGGTGCGGGAGACCAGCAGGCCGCAGCCGTAGGCGGCGTCGACGTGGAACCAGGCCCCGTACCGGGCGCACAGGTCGGCGATCCGCGGGAGCGGGTCGATGGAGCCGAAGTCGGTGGTGCCGGCGGTGGCGACGACGGCCATCGGCACCAGGTCCCGCTCGGCGCAGCGGCGCAGTTCGCGGGCGAGGGCGTCGGGGCGCATGCGGCGGTCGGCGTCGCACTCCACCTCGATCACCGAGTCCTCGCCGAGGCCGAGGAGTTTGGCCGACTTGCGGACGCTGAAGTGACCGCAGGCGGAGGCGAGGATACGCAGCCGGCCGGGTTCGGCGCCCGCCTCCTCGCGGGCGAGCAGCAGGGCGTGCAGGTTGGACTGGGTGCCGCCGCTGGTGAAGACGCCGTCGGCGTGCGGGCCCAGGCCGATGCGTTCGGCGGTCCAGTCGATCAGCCGGCGTTCGATCAGGGTGCCGCCGGCGCTCTGGTCCCAGGTGTCCAGCGAGGAGTTGACGGCGGACAGGACGGCCTCGCCGAGGACGGCGGGGATGACCACCGGGCAGTTGAGGTGGGCGAGGTAGCGGGGGTGGTGGAAGTAGACGGCGTCGCGGAGGTAGACGTCCTCCAGCTCGTCGAGGGCGGCGGTGGTGTCGCCGAGGGGGCGGTCGAGGTCG
It encodes:
- a CDS encoding DUF5946 family protein, with the protein product MEPCAECGAPMNPRSCDELFHALLALDHSRQAPWGPLHGVSVACFLLQHPSRLPTDDGAMAWALLRAYIDGGLDQVNQLVGQARRGNSHRVKGNPSRVTPDAAPPHRDAPRSHFSVTIQDVAVDGTFPSAEFTERVEAWAAATVAAWSGGT
- a CDS encoding antibiotic biosynthesis monooxygenase, with amino-acid sequence MTVGFVAFHYPGPEHFEEFVGRVRTACEFVRTRPACLTAECWVTADGEAVVTTGRFESAEALKAAFAAARDSGVITERDEREHRPREFFTLLSR
- a CDS encoding MFS transporter, with the translated sequence MTAVTTATGAAEAAVEYRHPARWAILAVVCLAELTVVLDNTVLNVAVPSLTRQLHAGTAAVQWMVSAYALAQSGLLLTAGALADRWGRRRMLTAGLVVFGAGSAAAGFAGSAGALIAARVGMGVGGALILTTTLAVALQVFGERERPAVIGVWSAVNALGFASGPLIGGALLQHFRWGAVFLVNLPVVAVALVAVALLVPESRNPVGARPDVPGALLSVTGTTALVFAVVSGPRDGWAAPPVLGAAALAVAALAVFARWERRTATPMLDVRFFRDRRFTGAVAGTVLVTFGMGGALFLLTQDLQFVRGYGPLTAGLRTAPLALTVVALNLTGVCARLIRRVGAPSAIAAGMTLLAAGVALVALSGTDGYALPFAGLVTMGAGCALANPAMAEALMSAIPPERAGVGAGINGTLAELGNGLGVAVLGAVLASRFTALLPPGPSTSFPAALAAAHDAPHRAAVTHAFASGIATSQLIGAVAVFLGGAVAALLLHRADRT
- a CDS encoding IucA/IucC family protein, whose translation is MNPQDAVAHLTPDTWARATRALIRKALAEFSHERLLRPEPLGAGRYVVRADDEAVEYRFAAEVLTLDHWHIDPATITRHHRDHGQLPLDAAAFVTELRHHLGLSDEILPVYLEEIASTLAGAAYKLTKPETSAAELVTAGFQAIETSMTEGHPCFVANNGRLGFGVDEYRAYAPEAAGPVRLIWLAAHRDHATFTAGAGLDHDTLMRAELGDGTLARFAATLAGLGLDLADHVLIPVHPWQWWNKLSVTFAAEIAERRLVCLGEGDDAYLAQQSIRTFFNTTDPAKHYVKTALSVLNMGFMRGLSAAYMEATPAINDWLARLIDNDQVLASTRLTVIRERAAVGYRNRGYEAATDPGSPYRKMLAALWRESPVPALEDGETLATMASLLHTDRQGRSFAGALITRSGLPPRQWLRRYLDAYLTPLLHSFYAYDLVFMPHGENVILVLRDGAVQRAVFKDIAEEIAVMDPDAVLPPEVERIRADVPEDMRLLSLFTDVFDCFLRFLGALLATEGVLDEEAFWRSVAECVTDYQESVPHFADRFRRYDIFAEEFALSCLNRLQLRDNRQMVDLQDPSGALQLAGTLRNPIAPYAPRR
- a CDS encoding GNAT family N-acetyltransferase; the protein is MTATVFTRHDDRLGAFALRPLDPHADAPLLHRWVTHPKAVFWMMQDADVDRVALEYTAIADHPHHDAFLGLHQGTPAFLVERYDPARVELTGLYDARPGDVGMHFLCAPTDHPLPGFTRAVITTVMEFLFTDPAARRVVVEPDVRNTAVHALNAAVGFRPVATVHKPEKDALLSICTRDQFLATRGVTR
- a CDS encoding lysine N(6)-hydroxylase/L-ornithine N(5)-oxygenase family protein translates to MSTTADNPHVHDFVAVGLGPFNLGLACLTEPIEELDGLFLESKPDFAWHPDMLLDSSTLQTPFMADLVTLADPTSPYSFLNYLKETGRLYPFYIREVFYPLRTEYNAYCRWAAARLRNVRFGQTVTRVDHDPATGHYRIRTQDAEYHARHLVLGTGTPPYIPAGCAELPGDAVHNSGYLSAKPALQRKKSITVVGSGQSAAEIYHDLLQDIDTHGYQLTWVTRSPRFFPLEYTKLTLEMTSPEYVDYFHALPEATRYRLEAGQKGLYKGIDAELINAIYDLLYQKSAAGPVDTRLLTNTALTGARYDERAASYTLRLHHEEQDRDFSLTTEGLVFATGYRYHVPDFLAPVRDRLRWDGQGRFEVARNYSIDTTGRGVFLQNAASHAHSVTSPDLGMGPYRNSVIIREMLGREHYPVEKAIAFQEFGVPAGAEEVAEA
- a CDS encoding pyridoxal phosphate-dependent decarboxylase family protein, with protein sequence MSQADLIESAPDGAATAADSRSHLLGDQTAERYRRSLTEGVTRLAERFATTGRPFTGISPEALTPEVAAIDLDRPLGDTTAALDELEDVYLRDAVYFHHPRYLAHLNCPVVIPAVLGEAVLSAVNSSLDTWDQSAGGTLIERRLIDWTAERIGLGPHADGVFTSGGTQSNLHALLLAREEAGAEPGRLRILASACGHFSVRKSAKLLGLGEDSVIEVECDADRRMRPDALARELRRCAERDLVPMAVVATAGTTDFGSIDPLPRIADLCARYGAWFHVDAAYGCGLLVSRTRRHLLDGVERADSVTVDFHKSFFQPVSSSAVLVRDRATLRHATYHADYLNPARMAKRRIPNQVDKSLQTTRRFDALKLWLTLRVMGADAIGDLFDEVVGRAADAWRLLAADPRYEVVTRPQLSTLVFRYLPSGDHDDATVDRANLHARDALFASGEAIVAGTVVDGRHHLKFTLLNPHTTLHDIATVLDLIAGHAEAHLAEQSATTRHHGELTGSLAR